The Opitutaceae bacterium genome has a window encoding:
- a CDS encoding SIS domain-containing protein, producing the protein MSETPFEKELAEMPDALERLVRAHLSDPGPVARWLERLGSVRRVLALGMGTSSFSLHGVGRGLSRRGIAFHQAEAGEWFHNGDILAPGELPILCSQSGASAEIVRLLDRGLPISPVAVTNDAASPLANGGDPVFLLHAGPERAISAKTYANTLATARILEAATAGVPLAACSERLLRVAESLQETGSGAVQHAANLLQHVPTLAVVGRTDAVPAVLQFALTCAEGVGRVATPFLGGSFRHGPMEACGPDLGVIAFTQADRCGDLVLRAADEAVRLGCRVVVFTDRSDVPDALTPVPVPRGDDPADFSLRCSRMQAQFIHALAALRGREAGIFRVNSKVTQVE; encoded by the coding sequence ATGAGCGAAACCCCTTTCGAAAAAGAACTCGCAGAGATGCCGGACGCATTGGAAAGATTGGTGCGAGCCCATTTGTCTGATCCGGGTCCCGTCGCCCGCTGGCTGGAGCGGCTGGGAAGCGTCCGCCGGGTTTTGGCGCTCGGCATGGGGACGTCTTCGTTTTCGCTTCACGGCGTGGGTCGCGGCCTTTCTCGCCGTGGCATCGCGTTTCATCAAGCCGAAGCTGGAGAGTGGTTCCATAATGGCGATATCCTGGCACCAGGCGAGCTGCCGATATTGTGCAGCCAGTCCGGTGCGTCTGCAGAGATTGTGCGCCTGCTTGACCGGGGCCTGCCGATTTCACCGGTTGCCGTGACCAACGACGCGGCGAGTCCGCTCGCGAACGGAGGGGACCCAGTCTTCCTCCTGCACGCGGGCCCGGAGCGTGCCATCAGCGCCAAAACCTATGCCAACACGCTCGCGACGGCTCGCATTCTTGAGGCTGCAACTGCAGGTGTGCCGTTGGCAGCCTGCAGTGAGCGACTCCTGCGGGTGGCAGAGTCCCTGCAGGAGACGGGCTCGGGCGCGGTACAGCACGCGGCCAACTTGCTGCAACACGTCCCGACCCTTGCGGTTGTTGGACGTACCGACGCGGTCCCGGCTGTCCTCCAATTCGCCCTGACTTGCGCGGAAGGAGTGGGCCGTGTGGCCACACCGTTCCTTGGCGGGAGTTTCCGGCATGGTCCCATGGAGGCGTGTGGCCCAGACCTGGGAGTGATTGCTTTTACGCAGGCGGATCGCTGTGGGGATTTGGTGCTCCGTGCCGCGGACGAAGCCGTACGCCTCGGTTGCCGCGTGGTGGTGTTCACCGACCGTTCCGACGTGCCTGACGCATTGACGCCCGTTCCCGTCCCGAGAGGCGATGATCCGGCCGACTTTTCGCTTCGTTGCAGCCGAATGCAGGCGCAGTTCATCCACGCGCTTGCTGCCCTGCGTGGTCGCGAGGCCGGGATTTTTCGCGTGAACTCAAAGGTAACCCAGGTGGAGTAG
- a CDS encoding M13-type metalloendopeptidase, which produces MLLRLLLATFSSTLALAASQLGSGIDRSNMDPSARPQDDLYLATNGDWLKRTEIPADKSNYGSFIAFDDLSRERQMAQTSPSQFRANGAPINADAFHEAFGTKPGDNLYRAPSERIRIW; this is translated from the coding sequence ATGCTTCTCAGACTTCTCCTCGCGACCTTTTCCTCCACCCTCGCGCTTGCTGCATCCCAATTGGGGTCGGGCATCGACCGCTCCAACATGGATCCTTCGGCCCGTCCACAGGACGACCTGTACTTGGCCACGAACGGCGATTGGCTGAAACGCACGGAGATTCCGGCGGACAAATCAAACTACGGCTCGTTCATCGCCTTCGACGACCTCTCGCGTGAGCGCCAGATGGCGCAAACTTCGCCCTCGCAGTTCCGCGCAAACGGAGCCCCGATCAACGCCGACGCATTTCATGAGGCATTCGGCACGAAGCCGGGTGACAACCTCTACAGGGCTCCGAGCGAGCGTATCCGGATCTGGTGA
- a CDS encoding HAD-IIB family hydrolase → MMICRQPVRLFCSDLDGTLLGNPNASRRFRRFWHNLPSGQRPLLIYSSGRLVHQIEEPVQQGLLPQADYYIAGVGVLIHEVASRRDVDAFTETLRTGWDVDLVSEFGDRLPGAVRQPEIFQHAFKRSWYWSGATAEALTELRRELDLAGLAASVVYSSRRDLDIVPRNATKGGSLRWLCQHLGVPLEQVLVAGDTGNDRDMFLVSGVRGILMRDSQPELTLAVDTLPVFRARLPQADGVIEGLKHFGIGC, encoded by the coding sequence ATGATGATTTGCAGGCAGCCGGTGCGCCTTTTCTGTAGTGACCTCGACGGGACGCTCTTGGGCAACCCCAATGCCTCACGCCGTTTCCGTCGGTTTTGGCACAACCTCCCATCGGGACAACGCCCGCTGCTCATCTACAGCAGCGGACGGCTGGTGCACCAGATTGAGGAGCCCGTGCAGCAAGGCTTGCTCCCTCAGGCCGACTATTACATCGCAGGGGTGGGTGTCTTGATCCACGAGGTGGCCTCACGGAGAGACGTCGATGCCTTTACCGAGACGTTGCGCACTGGCTGGGATGTCGATCTGGTTTCGGAATTCGGCGACCGACTGCCTGGCGCGGTGCGACAACCCGAAATATTCCAGCATGCGTTTAAGCGCAGTTGGTATTGGAGCGGAGCCACCGCCGAGGCTTTGACGGAATTGCGCCGCGAGCTTGATTTAGCCGGCCTTGCCGCGTCCGTGGTTTACTCGAGTCGGCGCGATTTGGATATCGTGCCTCGCAATGCGACGAAGGGTGGCTCCCTCCGTTGGCTATGCCAACATCTTGGTGTACCGCTCGAGCAGGTCCTGGTGGCTGGCGACACCGGAAATGACCGGGACATGTTTCTGGTGTCGGGCGTGCGTGGAATCCTCATGCGCGACTCCCAACCTGAGCTGACCTTGGCAGTGGACACGCTGCCTGTTTTTCGCGCGCGGCTTCCCCAAGCCGATGGTGTGATTGAGGGACTGAAGCACTTCGGGATCGGGTGCTGA